In a genomic window of bacterium:
- a CDS encoding lytic transglycosylase domain-containing protein encodes MPDGQVMFTDTPTSEDFTVLIKTDPQPQTQSQPDPSPGGSWMEYTDSIANYNALDPDLVHAVISVESGGNPDAVSPKGAMGLMQLMPGTADELGVVDPMEPTDNIRGGVKYLAGLIDRFDGNLEHALAAYNAGPGAVQKYAGIPPYLETRQFVKKVLANYRNRQK; translated from the coding sequence ATGCCTGACGGGCAGGTGATGTTCACCGACACTCCCACCTCGGAAGACTTCACGGTTCTGATTAAGACCGACCCCCAGCCCCAGACTCAGAGCCAGCCCGATCCTTCCCCCGGCGGCAGCTGGATGGAATACACCGATTCGATAGCAAACTATAACGCTCTCGACCCCGATCTGGTCCACGCCGTCATCTCCGTGGAATCCGGCGGCAACCCCGACGCGGTCTCCCCGAAGGGCGCAATGGGGCTCATGCAGCTCATGCCGGGAACCGCCGACGAACTTGGCGTCGTCGACCCGATGGAGCCCACCGACAATATCCGCGGCGGAGTAAAATACCTTGCCGGTCTCATTGACCGTTTCGATGGGAATCTGGAGCACGCTCTGGCCGCTTACAACGCAGGACCCGGGGCCGTACAGAAATACGCCGGAATACCCCCCTACCTCGAAACCCGCCAGTTTGTTAAAAAAGTCCTCGCCAACTACAGAAATCGCCAAAAATGA
- a CDS encoding PilZ domain-containing protein, producing MDIRRRFPRIPSENTILLKKLGPAEMESFAKTQVVGLGGCMFVSDEKYGIGTYFDILISVKNTVVKAMGKVVYEVPDPEGKFQVGCEFIHISDSDRQILEVLWK from the coding sequence ATGGATATCAGGAGACGGTTTCCAAGAATCCCGTCTGAAAACACCATACTTCTGAAAAAGCTCGGACCCGCCGAGATGGAATCCTTCGCCAAGACCCAGGTTGTGGGGCTTGGCGGTTGCATGTTCGTTTCCGATGAAAAGTACGGCATCGGCACCTATTTCGATATTCTGATTTCAGTCAAGAACACCGTCGTAAAAGCCATGGGCAAGGTCGTTTACGAGGTTCCTGACCCGGAAGGAAAGTTCCAGGTCGGCTGCGAATTCATCCATATCTCGGATTCGGACAGGCAAATCCTCGAAGTTCTCTGGAAATAG
- the kdsB gene encoding 3-deoxy-manno-octulosonate cytidylyltransferase, translated as MRAVAIIPARYASSRFPGKPLYPILGKPMISWVVRAALSVKSLSGVYVATDSDEIAKAAAGAGGKAIMTSPECRTGTDRVAEAARKIDAGIIINLQGDEPAFNPVNVERLVGLFGGSGGVRMATLARPAENAGELLSPDVVKVVCDGTDDALYFSRSPIPYYRDAWRGANPGAAFPPGGVLPLVHLGVYGFLRESLFAFTALPAGKLEKAEELEQLRALEAGWKIRVALAKGPFARGVDSPKDVPPVEEFLKKTAGK; from the coding sequence GTGCGGGCAGTAGCCATAATTCCGGCCAGATACGCTTCCTCCAGGTTTCCCGGCAAGCCTCTCTACCCCATACTCGGAAAGCCGATGATTTCCTGGGTGGTCCGCGCGGCCCTCAGCGTTAAAAGCCTTTCCGGGGTTTACGTAGCCACCGATTCCGATGAGATTGCGAAGGCGGCCGCCGGGGCCGGAGGGAAGGCAATCATGACTTCCCCCGAATGCAGAACGGGGACCGACAGGGTCGCCGAAGCCGCCCGGAAGATCGACGCCGGCATAATAATAAACCTTCAGGGCGACGAACCGGCTTTTAACCCGGTGAACGTCGAGAGGCTCGTAGGGCTCTTCGGCGGTTCCGGCGGGGTTCGCATGGCGACCCTCGCCCGTCCGGCCGAAAACGCCGGTGAACTTCTCAGCCCCGACGTTGTAAAGGTGGTATGTGACGGGACGGACGATGCGCTATACTTTTCCCGTTCGCCCATACCCTATTACCGCGACGCCTGGAGGGGAGCAAATCCGGGGGCGGCGTTCCCCCCGGGGGGCGTCCTTCCTCTGGTCCATCTGGGCGTCTACGGATTTTTGCGCGAGAGCCTCTTTGCCTTCACCGCCCTCCCGGCTGGAAAACTTGAGAAGGCGGAGGAGCTTGAACAGCTCCGCGCCCTCGAAGCCGGGTGGAAGATACGGGTCGCCCTGGCAAAAGGGCCTTTCGCCAGAGGGGTTGACAGCCCAAAGGACGTTCCCCCGGTCGAAGAGTTTCTGAAAAAAACGGCGGGAAAATGA
- a CDS encoding CTP synthase: MHTKFVFVTGGVLSSLGKGLASASLGALLEARGLNITHLKMDPYINVDPGTMNPYQHGEVFVTDDGAETDLDLGHYERFTHAKLSVNNNFTSGQVYDTVISKERKGDYLGGTVQVIPHITDEIKRRIHLAAKGTDVTIVEVGGTVGDIESLPFLEAIRQFRTEVGSRNTIFMHLTLVPYLAAAGEVKTKPTQHSVNELRRIGIQPDILLCRCEKALAPDIKKKIALFCSVDNDAVISAKDVKNIYEVPLNLHEEGLDQKVVELLNIWTGKPKLEGWEKILEIVRYPKDTVKIAIVGKYVELKESYKSLSEALTHGGFGNQCKVELIYFDSEEFENGEDLGLDKLADGVLVPGGFGTRGTEGKMRAINYAREKKIPYFGICLGMQLAVVEFARNVCGLDKANSSEFDPETPYPVIDMMQEQVGIENKGGTMRLGAYPCRLLENTHSFAAYGTKEINERHRHRYEVSNAFRDKLQEKGLILSGLSPDGSLVEMVELPDHPWFVGCQFHPEFKSRPMDPHPLFRDFIKASLENKKKKGPAE; this comes from the coding sequence ATGCATACCAAATTCGTATTCGTCACCGGAGGCGTTCTCTCCAGCCTTGGCAAGGGTCTGGCTTCCGCCAGCCTCGGGGCGCTGCTGGAGGCGAGGGGGCTCAACATAACCCACCTCAAGATGGACCCGTACATCAACGTAGATCCGGGGACGATGAATCCCTATCAGCACGGAGAGGTTTTCGTAACCGACGACGGCGCCGAGACCGATCTCGACCTGGGCCATTACGAACGCTTTACCCATGCCAAGCTGAGCGTGAACAATAATTTCACCAGCGGGCAGGTTTACGACACAGTCATTTCCAAGGAGAGAAAGGGAGACTATCTGGGCGGCACGGTTCAGGTAATCCCCCACATCACCGACGAAATAAAAAGAAGAATCCACCTCGCGGCCAAGGGAACCGACGTAACCATTGTGGAAGTCGGAGGCACCGTCGGAGACATAGAGAGCCTGCCCTTTCTCGAAGCCATAAGACAGTTTCGCACCGAAGTCGGAAGCAGAAACACTATTTTCATGCACCTGACGCTGGTTCCCTACCTCGCGGCGGCGGGTGAGGTGAAGACAAAGCCCACCCAGCACTCGGTTAACGAACTGCGCCGCATCGGCATCCAGCCCGATATCCTCCTTTGCCGCTGCGAGAAGGCGCTCGCCCCCGACATCAAAAAGAAAATCGCGCTCTTTTGCAGCGTCGACAACGACGCCGTCATCTCCGCGAAGGACGTAAAAAACATCTACGAGGTTCCTCTGAACCTCCATGAGGAGGGGCTCGACCAGAAGGTGGTGGAACTGCTGAACATCTGGACCGGCAAGCCGAAACTGGAGGGGTGGGAAAAGATTCTGGAGATTGTCCGCTACCCCAAGGATACGGTCAAAATCGCCATCGTCGGCAAGTACGTGGAGCTCAAAGAGAGCTACAAGAGCCTCTCAGAGGCCCTTACCCACGGCGGCTTCGGCAACCAGTGCAAGGTGGAGCTTATCTACTTCGATTCCGAGGAATTTGAAAACGGCGAAGATCTCGGCCTCGACAAGCTTGCGGACGGGGTGCTGGTCCCCGGCGGCTTCGGCACGAGGGGGACCGAGGGGAAGATGCGGGCCATTAACTACGCCCGCGAAAAGAAAATACCCTATTTCGGCATCTGCCTCGGGATGCAGCTCGCAGTCGTGGAGTTCGCCCGCAACGTCTGCGGCCTCGATAAAGCCAACTCCTCCGAATTCGACCCCGAGACCCCGTACCCGGTCATCGACATGATGCAAGAGCAGGTGGGCATAGAAAACAAGGGCGGGACGATGAGGCTGGGGGCTTACCCCTGCAGGCTCCTCGAAAACACCCACTCCTTCGCCGCCTACGGAACGAAGGAGATCAACGAGCGCCACCGCCACCGCTACGAGGTCTCTAACGCCTTTAGGGACAAGCTTCAGGAGAAGGGGCTGATACTCTCCGGACTCTCGCCGGACGGTTCTCTGGTGGAGATGGTGGAGCTTCCCGATCATCCGTGGTTCGTGGGCTGCCAGTTTCACCCCGAGTTCAAGTCGCGCCCGATGGACCCCCACCCTCTTTTCAGGGATTTCATCAAGGCCAGCCTTGAAAACAAGAAGAAAAAGGGACCGGCGGAGTGA
- a CDS encoding 3-deoxy-8-phosphooctulonate synthase, translating into MKRVEIRSIPIGSGAPLALIAGPCVIESEELVMQTAENLCKITSGLGIPFIFKSSYDKANRTSVDSFRGPGLEKGLRILEKVRKELGVAILSDVHSPEEALSAGEVLDCIQIPAFLCRQTDLLVAAGKTGKPVNIKKGQFQAPEDMLGAARKVESVAGSGGVTLTERGTTFGYHYLVVDFQGLPAMAELGYPVVFDATHSVQYPGGGCGVSGGDSSRVPALVRAAVAVGIDALFIETHPDPSKARCDGPNSVPLEKVEGLLRSALAIDEARRSFR; encoded by the coding sequence TTGAAAAGGGTAGAGATACGTTCCATCCCGATTGGCTCGGGAGCGCCCCTCGCGCTCATCGCCGGGCCCTGCGTCATCGAGAGCGAAGAGCTCGTTATGCAAACGGCGGAAAATCTCTGCAAGATAACCTCCGGCCTCGGTATCCCGTTTATCTTCAAAAGCTCTTACGACAAGGCCAACCGGACCTCCGTCGATTCCTTTCGGGGCCCCGGCCTTGAAAAGGGCCTCAGGATACTCGAAAAGGTAAGGAAAGAGCTTGGAGTCGCCATCCTCTCCGACGTGCATTCGCCGGAGGAGGCGCTTTCGGCTGGAGAGGTTCTCGACTGTATCCAGATTCCCGCCTTCTTGTGCCGTCAGACCGACCTTCTCGTCGCCGCAGGCAAGACCGGGAAGCCGGTCAACATCAAGAAGGGGCAGTTCCAGGCCCCCGAGGATATGCTGGGCGCGGCGCGCAAGGTGGAATCCGTCGCGGGCTCCGGCGGCGTGACCCTCACCGAGAGGGGGACGACCTTCGGGTACCATTACCTCGTAGTGGATTTTCAGGGGCTTCCGGCGATGGCCGAACTCGGCTATCCGGTGGTCTTCGACGCCACCCACTCGGTGCAGTACCCCGGCGGGGGCTGCGGAGTCTCCGGCGGAGATTCAAGCCGCGTTCCCGCCCTCGTCCGCGCCGCCGTGGCGGTCGGAATCGACGCCCTTTTTATCGAAACGCACCCCGACCCCTCAAAGGCGCGTTGCGACGGCCCCAATTCGGTTCCTCTGGAGAAGGTCGAAGGACTCCTGCGCTCCGCGCTGGCCATCGACGAGGCAAGGAGAAGCTTCCGGTGA
- a CDS encoding KpsF/GutQ family sugar-phosphate isomerase has protein sequence MSFIETGKRVLAIESSAILRLKESLDESFDRALNILYGCKGKVILTGMGKSGIICKKIAATFSSTGTPAFFLHPAEGAHGDLGMLSKNDVVLALSNSGETAEILGLLPLIRRMNLPLVCMTGEEKSSLARRADVTLKVPVKEDACPLNLAPMASTTASLALGDALAAALMEKRGVSAEDFALVHPAGSLGRRLTLTLEDLMVRGEGIPRAKAADKMRKVIPEISGKGLGFTGVFGEDGELLGVITDGDLRRGIEARENFLDVTAEELMHKNPKTVPATMLAADALCLMENFSITSLFVTGEDGRVCGVTHIHHLVRAGL, from the coding sequence GTGAGCTTCATCGAGACCGGCAAAAGAGTCCTCGCCATAGAATCCTCGGCGATACTGAGACTGAAAGAGTCGCTCGACGAATCCTTCGACAGGGCGCTCAATATTCTTTACGGCTGCAAGGGGAAGGTAATCCTGACCGGAATGGGCAAGAGCGGGATAATCTGCAAGAAGATTGCCGCCACTTTCAGTTCTACCGGCACCCCCGCCTTCTTCCTCCACCCGGCGGAGGGCGCCCACGGCGACCTCGGGATGCTGTCAAAAAACGACGTGGTCCTCGCCCTCTCTAATTCGGGGGAGACCGCCGAGATTCTAGGGCTTCTGCCGCTGATACGGCGAATGAACCTTCCTCTGGTCTGCATGACCGGCGAGGAGAAGTCCTCGCTGGCGAGGCGCGCCGACGTAACCCTCAAAGTCCCGGTGAAGGAAGACGCCTGCCCTCTCAATCTCGCTCCCATGGCCTCCACTACCGCTTCTCTGGCCCTTGGCGACGCCCTGGCTGCGGCGCTTATGGAAAAGCGCGGTGTTTCCGCCGAGGATTTCGCCCTCGTCCATCCCGCCGGTTCCCTCGGGAGGCGGCTGACCCTGACCCTCGAAGACCTGATGGTACGGGGCGAGGGGATACCCAGGGCCAAGGCGGCGGATAAAATGAGAAAGGTCATCCCCGAGATATCCGGCAAGGGGCTCGGCTTCACCGGGGTTTTCGGCGAAGACGGAGAACTTCTGGGAGTAATAACCGACGGCGACCTTCGCAGGGGCATAGAGGCGAGGGAAAACTTCCTCGACGTTACCGCCGAAGAGCTCATGCACAAAAATCCCAAGACCGTTCCCGCGACCATGCTTGCGGCGGACGCCCTCTGCCTGATGGAGAACTTCTCCATAACCAGCCTCTTCGTCACCGGCGAAGACGGAAGGGTGTGCGGCGTCACCCACATTCACCATCTCGTCCGGGCCGGGCTCTGA
- a CDS encoding phenylphosphate carboxylase subunit delta, with amino-acid sequence MELRERFASVSILFLDVDGVMTDGRVTLDGKGGETKDFDVTDGLGLRLLQDSGVTVALITGRVSDVVAQRAKELRISELHQGVRDKVPVFKKILLDKGLAPENAAYAGDDLLDLPVLTKAGLAITVPSAPEEVKARVHYVTAKSGGRGAVREVCEEILKAKGLWDSIVKGFLGPEES; translated from the coding sequence ATGGAACTTCGCGAGCGCTTCGCCTCCGTTTCTATACTCTTTCTGGACGTTGACGGCGTAATGACCGACGGAAGGGTGACCCTTGACGGCAAGGGCGGCGAGACGAAGGATTTCGACGTTACCGACGGGCTGGGCCTTCGGCTGCTGCAGGACAGCGGCGTTACAGTCGCGCTCATAACCGGAAGGGTCAGCGACGTAGTGGCCCAGAGGGCGAAGGAACTGCGGATATCCGAGCTTCATCAGGGGGTCAGGGACAAGGTCCCGGTCTTCAAGAAAATCCTCCTCGACAAGGGGCTTGCGCCCGAGAACGCCGCCTACGCGGGGGACGACCTTCTGGACCTTCCGGTTCTGACGAAAGCGGGTCTCGCGATTACAGTGCCCTCGGCGCCGGAAGAGGTGAAAGCCCGCGTTCACTACGTTACCGCTAAAAGCGGCGGACGCGGCGCGGTGCGGGAGGTCTGTGAGGAGATACTGAAGGCGAAGGGGCTTTGGGACTCCATCGTGAAAGGCTTTCTCGGCCCGGAGGAGTCTTGA
- the lptA gene encoding lipopolysaccharide transport periplasmic protein LptA, whose protein sequence is MRIYALVLLFAVIGAAGFCAPPVPVMMGSDGGAPISVDAQSMELQSRERLVIFTGEVTATKGEMTINADRLEVRSTEDQRIKQVSAKGNVRLRKGEIAAVAGAADYNLETDVAVLSGEPKVWRGRDAVSGEKISINFTDERISVERASAVLFPQETKPGEIKK, encoded by the coding sequence GTGAGAATATACGCGCTGGTTTTGTTGTTTGCGGTCATCGGGGCGGCCGGTTTTTGCGCCCCTCCGGTCCCGGTAATGATGGGCTCCGACGGCGGCGCTCCCATAAGCGTCGACGCCCAGTCGATGGAGCTTCAGTCCAGGGAGCGCCTCGTCATCTTCACCGGCGAGGTCACCGCAACAAAAGGCGAGATGACCATAAACGCCGACAGGCTGGAGGTGCGCTCCACCGAGGACCAGAGGATAAAGCAGGTTTCCGCGAAGGGAAACGTACGTCTCCGGAAAGGCGAAATCGCAGCCGTGGCGGGGGCGGCGGACTACAACCTCGAAACCGACGTGGCTGTCCTTTCCGGCGAGCCCAAGGTCTGGCGGGGGAGGGACGCCGTCAGCGGGGAGAAGATAAGCATAAACTTCACCGACGAACGCATAAGCGTCGAGAGGGCCAGCGCGGTCCTCTTCCCGCAGGAAACCAAACCCGGAGAAATAAAAAAGTGA
- the lptB gene encoding LPS export ABC transporter ATP-binding protein has product MNPPATLSATGLKKIYGKKAVVDGVDINVSEGEVVGLLGPNGAGKTTSFYMIIGLVQADGGEVSLCGEDITSLPMYKRARKGLGYLPQEPSIFRRLTVHDNIYCVLEALDYPHARAEERTEEVMEQLAIRHIADRKALHLSGGERRRLEIARLLSTSPKFILLDEPFAGVDPIAVAEIRERILQLKSMGIGIILSDHNVREALGVCDRAYIISRGEVLEEGTPKKIVESPSAREVYLGESFRLD; this is encoded by the coding sequence GTGAATCCTCCCGCGACGCTGTCCGCGACCGGCCTTAAAAAGATCTACGGGAAAAAGGCCGTGGTGGACGGGGTGGACATAAACGTCTCCGAAGGCGAGGTGGTCGGGCTTCTGGGGCCGAACGGGGCGGGGAAGACGACCTCCTTTTACATGATAATAGGTCTGGTGCAGGCCGACGGCGGCGAGGTGTCGCTTTGCGGCGAAGACATAACCTCGCTTCCGATGTACAAGCGCGCCAGAAAGGGGCTCGGGTACCTTCCGCAGGAACCCAGCATCTTTCGCAGGCTCACCGTTCACGACAACATTTACTGCGTACTCGAAGCGCTGGACTATCCTCACGCCCGGGCCGAAGAGAGGACCGAAGAGGTGATGGAACAGCTTGCGATCCGCCACATCGCCGACCGCAAGGCCCTCCATCTCTCCGGCGGCGAGCGCAGAAGACTCGAAATAGCGCGCCTCCTTTCAACCTCGCCGAAGTTCATCCTGCTCGACGAACCCTTTGCCGGAGTGGATCCCATTGCGGTCGCCGAGATTCGGGAACGAATATTGCAATTGAAGTCCATGGGGATCGGGATTATACTTAGCGATCATAACGTTAGAGAGGCTTTGGGCGTTTGCGACCGCGCTTACATCATCAGCCGCGGCGAGGTTCTCGAAGAGGGAACCCCGAAAAAAATCGTAGAGAGTCCCAGTGCCCGTGAAGTGTATCTCGGGGAATCCTTTCGTCTGGACTGA
- the rpoN gene encoding RNA polymerase sigma-54 factor, translating into MALEFTQKITQDIRLTQELVMTPQLQQAIKLLQLNRMELLDRVQEELEENPLLEEVKDSESEEPADSPTALLELTPETVKDEALPKEIEEWEQYLAAHDQPPVADHIPEPAEERTSFENYIAPETTLHDHLLWQLRMGDVEQREFEIGEVIIGNIDDDGYLRSTVEEIAETLNEPVSSVERVLSLIQDFDPTGVASRSLEECLMRQAEDREAPAYVKKIISEGIKYLESKNYPKMARDLGITLEEANLGAKFISGLEPKPGRAFFEARVDYVVPDVYVTKRGDEYVVQLNNDGLPHLRVSPYYRSILKNESDEGKAAKGYIQERIQAAMWLIRAIEQRQQTLLKVANSIVKFQKNFFDNGVTQLRPLILRDVADDIGMHESTVSRVTTGKYMSTPQGTFELKYFFSSAISRHGGEDLASRSVKARIKEVVSREDSGNPLSDQEIAKILEKEFSLKIARRTVSKYRESMGILPSGSRRSYS; encoded by the coding sequence ATGGCTTTGGAGTTTACTCAAAAAATAACGCAGGACATCCGCCTGACCCAGGAGCTGGTAATGACGCCACAGCTCCAGCAGGCGATAAAGCTCCTGCAGCTCAACCGGATGGAACTCCTCGACAGGGTTCAGGAAGAGCTCGAAGAAAATCCCCTGCTCGAAGAGGTCAAGGATTCAGAATCCGAAGAGCCCGCCGATTCGCCGACCGCTCTGCTGGAACTCACCCCCGAAACCGTAAAAGACGAGGCGCTTCCCAAAGAGATCGAGGAATGGGAACAGTATCTCGCCGCCCACGACCAGCCCCCCGTCGCCGACCACATCCCCGAGCCCGCCGAAGAGCGCACCTCCTTCGAGAATTACATCGCGCCGGAAACCACCCTTCACGATCACCTCCTGTGGCAGCTTCGCATGGGCGACGTAGAGCAAAGGGAATTCGAGATCGGCGAGGTGATAATCGGCAACATCGACGACGACGGCTACCTTCGCTCCACCGTCGAAGAGATAGCCGAAACGTTGAACGAGCCGGTAAGCAGCGTCGAAAGGGTTCTTTCCCTCATACAGGATTTCGACCCCACGGGAGTCGCGTCGAGAAGCCTCGAGGAGTGTCTGATGCGTCAGGCCGAGGACAGGGAAGCCCCGGCCTACGTCAAAAAGATTATCTCCGAGGGGATAAAATACCTTGAGTCGAAAAACTATCCCAAGATGGCCAGGGACCTTGGCATTACCCTCGAAGAAGCCAACCTCGGCGCGAAATTCATCTCGGGGCTGGAGCCCAAGCCCGGAAGGGCCTTCTTCGAGGCGAGGGTCGATTACGTCGTCCCCGACGTGTACGTCACCAAGCGCGGCGACGAGTACGTCGTCCAACTCAACAACGACGGCCTCCCGCACCTTCGCGTGTCCCCCTACTACCGCTCGATTCTGAAGAACGAGAGCGACGAGGGCAAAGCCGCCAAGGGCTACATACAGGAGAGGATTCAGGCCGCCATGTGGCTCATCCGCGCCATAGAGCAGCGCCAGCAGACCCTTCTCAAGGTCGCCAACTCCATCGTCAAATTCCAGAAAAACTTCTTCGACAACGGAGTAACCCAGCTTAGGCCCCTTATCCTCCGGGACGTGGCCGACGACATAGGGATGCACGAATCCACCGTCAGCAGGGTCACCACCGGCAAGTACATGAGCACCCCCCAGGGAACCTTCGAGCTGAAATACTTTTTCTCCAGCGCCATCTCGCGCCACGGCGGCGAGGATTTGGCGAGCCGTAGCGTTAAGGCTAGAATTAAAGAGGTGGTTTCGAGGGAAGACTCGGGCAATCCCCTGAGCGATCAAGAGATAGCAAAAATACTTGAAAAAGAGTTTTCGCTTAAAATCGCGAGGCGGACGGTAAGCAAGTATCGGGAAAGCATGGGGATTTTGCCCTCCGGCTCACGCAGGTCGTACAGTTGA
- the raiA gene encoding ribosome-associated translation inhibitor RaiA, producing the protein MQVNITFRHAEPTEEYKTYVSDKLKKLKKYFDVVVDSHVILTHEKFRYTAEVIMNANGLRMNAKTEGPDFHTAIDGVFTKLDRQLSRYKEKVRGHKRMTTLEANTIRESVYSYESFAQETEPKIVQTGHYETHPKSVSDAVMEIDLTDKNFLVFTGDDGKVKVVYRREDGDYGLIEPE; encoded by the coding sequence ATGCAAGTAAACATCACCTTCCGGCACGCGGAGCCGACCGAGGAATACAAAACCTACGTATCCGACAAGCTCAAGAAACTTAAGAAGTATTTCGACGTCGTCGTAGACAGCCACGTAATACTTACCCACGAGAAGTTCCGGTACACGGCTGAAGTGATAATGAACGCCAACGGTCTTCGCATGAACGCCAAGACCGAAGGCCCCGATTTTCACACCGCCATCGACGGAGTCTTCACCAAGCTCGACCGCCAGCTTTCCCGCTACAAGGAAAAGGTCAGGGGCCACAAGAGGATGACCACTCTCGAAGCCAACACCATCCGCGAGAGCGTGTATTCCTACGAATCCTTCGCCCAGGAAACCGAGCCGAAGATCGTCCAGACCGGCCACTACGAGACACACCCGAAGTCGGTCTCCGACGCGGTGATGGAAATAGACCTTACCGACAAGAATTTTCTCGTCTTCACGGGCGACGACGGCAAGGTGAAGGTGGTTTACAGGCGCGAGGACGGCGACTACGGACTTATCGAGCCGGAGTGA
- a CDS encoding PTS sugar transporter subunit IIA yields MRVADFLRKEWIIPDLASHNKEGALSEMVGVLEKTKGVPDAGKALTVLLEREQLGSTGIGEGIAIPHGKLSEIGDVVSVFALSRNGVDFDSMDGAPVHILFLLIAPENSASLHLKALARISRLLKSRQFRDELIKQSSVEDLFDLIVSEDEKY; encoded by the coding sequence ATGCGGGTGGCCGATTTTCTAAGGAAAGAATGGATTATCCCCGACCTCGCTTCCCACAACAAGGAGGGAGCGCTTTCGGAGATGGTCGGCGTTCTGGAGAAGACAAAAGGCGTGCCGGACGCCGGCAAGGCCCTTACCGTTCTCCTTGAGAGAGAACAGCTCGGCTCGACCGGCATAGGCGAGGGTATAGCCATTCCCCACGGCAAGCTCTCCGAGATCGGCGATGTCGTCTCCGTATTCGCGCTCTCCAGAAACGGCGTGGACTTCGACAGCATGGACGGCGCGCCCGTCCACATACTGTTTCTCCTCATCGCTCCTGAAAACTCCGCCAGCCTCCACCTCAAGGCGCTGGCCAGGATTTCGCGGCTCCTGAAATCCCGCCAGTTCAGGGACGAGCTGATCAAGCAAAGCAGCGTCGAAGACCTCTTTGATCTTATTGTCAGCGAAGACGAGAAGTACTGA
- the hprK gene encoding HPr(Ser) kinase/phosphatase: MNNEIKCRALLEDKTHRLGLEILGGKEGLDNLLRSPRIQKPGLALAGYVKQIRPHRVQVLGATELRYLESLKAEKRERAIKRIFELDIACFIVTKGQQVDELFVKYSDEKKIPLFRTALTSRLLIERVEKFLEDRLAPSTHMHAVLVDVIGIGVLLRGPSGVGKSECAMDLILRGHRLVADDMVEIRLVPPFNLIGRGMGIIRYHMEIRGLGVLNVRDLFGVTSILPEKEIDLVVDLVPWDSSQDYDRLGIDEKTFSILTVEVPYLSIPVAAGRNMASVIEVAARNHLLKRMGQNSALSFVEKLDEKIREGKD; this comes from the coding sequence GTGAATAACGAGATAAAGTGCCGCGCGCTGCTTGAGGACAAAACCCACCGCCTGGGGCTTGAGATCCTCGGGGGCAAAGAGGGGCTCGACAACCTTCTGCGCTCTCCTCGCATCCAGAAACCGGGTCTGGCGCTTGCGGGCTACGTAAAGCAGATACGCCCTCACCGCGTACAGGTTCTCGGCGCTACCGAGCTTCGCTACCTCGAAAGCCTCAAGGCCGAAAAGCGGGAGAGGGCGATAAAAAGGATCTTCGAGCTCGACATAGCCTGCTTTATAGTCACCAAAGGCCAGCAGGTAGACGAGCTTTTCGTCAAGTACTCGGACGAAAAGAAAATCCCCCTCTTCCGGACCGCTCTTACCAGCCGCCTTCTCATCGAGAGGGTGGAAAAATTTCTTGAAGACCGCCTCGCACCCTCCACCCACATGCACGCCGTGCTCGTTGACGTCATCGGCATCGGCGTTCTGCTTCGGGGGCCCAGCGGAGTCGGCAAGAGCGAGTGTGCGATGGACCTCATACTCCGGGGACACCGCCTCGTGGCCGACGACATGGTGGAGATACGCCTCGTCCCTCCCTTCAACCTCATCGGAAGGGGAATGGGCATAATCCGCTACCACATGGAGATACGGGGCCTCGGGGTGCTGAACGTCCGCGACCTCTTCGGCGTCACCTCGATATTGCCTGAAAAAGAGATCGACCTCGTGGTAGATCTGGTGCCGTGGGATTCTTCACAGGATTACGACAGGCTGGGAATCGACGAAAAGACCTTCTCCATACTCACCGTCGAGGTGCCCTATCTCAGCATACCCGTCGCCGCCGGAAGAAACATGGCTTCCGTGATAGAGGTAGCGGCCAGAAATCACCTTTTGAAGAGAATGGGCCAGAACAGCGCGCTGTCCTTCGTCGAAAAGCTCGATGAAAAGATACGGGAGGGCAAAGACTGA